One Halostella salina genomic region harbors:
- a CDS encoding TIGR00266 family protein: MEHEVRHRPSFALLDVSLNRGESITAEAGAMVSHSDGIDITTDRGDSGLLSSVKRSVFGGESFFRNTFEATDPGNVTLAPPLPGDVVHQELQSETLYVQSGSYLAADRDIDLDTEFGGGKTFFGGEGLFLLRLTGTGDAFLSSYGAVEPVTLDPGERYVVDTGHIVAFEDQVSFDVRKVGGLKSTLFSGEGLVCEFEGQGTVWLQSRSQDAFLSWLVPQLPSGGDGDDDGVQFSFG; this comes from the coding sequence ATGGAGCACGAAGTGCGCCACCGGCCGTCCTTTGCCCTCCTCGACGTATCGCTGAACCGCGGCGAGTCGATCACCGCGGAGGCGGGTGCGATGGTGTCCCACTCAGACGGGATCGATATCACGACCGACAGGGGAGACAGCGGGCTCCTCAGTTCGGTCAAGCGCTCGGTGTTCGGCGGCGAATCCTTCTTCCGGAACACGTTCGAGGCGACCGACCCCGGGAACGTCACGCTGGCCCCGCCGCTTCCCGGCGACGTGGTCCACCAGGAGCTGCAGTCCGAGACGCTGTACGTCCAGTCGGGGTCGTATCTCGCAGCCGACAGGGATATCGACCTCGACACCGAGTTCGGCGGCGGAAAGACCTTTTTCGGCGGCGAGGGACTGTTCCTCCTGCGGCTGACGGGGACCGGCGATGCGTTCCTGTCGAGCTACGGCGCGGTCGAACCCGTCACGCTGGACCCCGGCGAGCGGTACGTCGTCGACACCGGCCACATCGTCGCGTTCGAGGACCAGGTCTCCTTCGACGTCCGGAAGGTCGGCGGGCTGAAGTCGACGCTGTTCAGCGGCGAGGGGCTGGTCTGCGAGTTCGAAGGTCAGGGCACCGTCTGGCTGCAGTCGCGCAGTCAGGACGCGTTCCTCTCGTGGCTCGTCCCGCAGCTCCCGTCCGGCGGCGACGGCGACGACGACGGCGTCCAGTTCTCGTTCGGGTAG